A DNA window from Pleuronectes platessa chromosome 19, fPlePla1.1, whole genome shotgun sequence contains the following coding sequences:
- the camsap1a gene encoding calmodulin-regulated spectrin-associated protein 1a: MDVEVSAGRDSTWRRAAAASAAAAADDDDGGGGGGGRGGMEAQIVPLELYDSARAKIEANLRWLFAKAYGIDNVPADQRNPFYTDQYEQEHIKPPIIRLLLSGELYCRVCGLILHAEQAASLQSHQSVIQALSRKGLYVLEADNTPVSDLDLSSAPLKMSSHIHLIDALMMAYMVEMISIEKVVSSVKRFSNFSASKELPFDMEDAMLFWINKVNIKMREITEKELKMKQHLLESSSHQKSPSKWYWKLVPVRYRRDHLSGRTLQHFPLLDDLLKDVCDGTALLAVIHFYCPELIRLEDICLKEVPSIADSMYNIELLREFSNEYLSKCFYLKPEDMLYSPPVLKNNMMVYIAELFWWFESVKPDFVQPRDLHEIRDVRLLLQPKASRSHTPISNVTKRSFLTSSNSADVLSMPQSSDLSSLQGTSSSSQSLLPLRQRQQKVLEESTSVLRNRSVSMARADGPHQGSVSAWQERRQRPLSQPVPYALHYPMEDDADSISLARSISKDSLASNIMSITPKHMLGSGPRLSHHRLSGQSLLSHIRIEDEEEEIEEEELVAVIHPYAFSRHRLGSDMEQDELEIQDATSTSKVSNPHCSPRPDPGCFTSDHQADSYYLEPLMPAISKPAKEKSISLNKQEESGEGRCRAAAARKAAAIVSKTSQRMSPGAESNRSTFTLPVAESVPSCLRPPTEGSLGNSPPGKQQSQGFFLHLSPEHHSSFSNTLEVGYDSDSDIADLEEDEEDDDQIEQTREVMKRGKGKYLYEGEVCEFGEGESAKLKEDLKVSERDDKEGGSGRSSPCLSTASWASSCSASGSASVKMTSFAERKLLKLGLRDGFSSTSSSQKTTPDGSENNPCPPWQLKTDCTSSWLGKEPGSGLGNTMMGSLPVVPSELLQLHMQLEEQRRAIEYQKKKMETLSARQRLKLGKAAFLNIVKKGGGKSETLPLPLKHSQESETAAYRNKVKSLSSRDDSCLDKLKVQAKMGHQEGAHMNRVNKLSTLSQNNGADPGCPEYSRSIDLLNDAISSIQQQMMQLSLQQNLLMKHSVASPPERVESVASPTRTTPTTPTRTQTTSTTSTSESKSFAVHFVDIGGGSSLPVGRPPKLSSSRSKALERKQNKENSKLASIAASNTETPECTPSPSESPCGDQGTKASMESSRLERNIQRKSTFRVHGLAAERLTRLQDQPQSQDPPVISGTTVSASQAADPEEADNSGKEALAGEESTRVKGQLIEVDLSELIDTLEDGNQDGTDCTAEGEQNIGLGFFFKDEEKAEDELAKRRAHFLLKQQRKAEEARLRKLQQEADSELKRDEIRRKAEEDRVRKDEEKARRELIKQEYLQRKQESLMEEQGQGQVKPRPRMKSRRSRPKSLHREEYNSLSKGYTTRNSLKVSMLIKAQGSAAGCGGADLSCSHRGSTLSLATETDSVISGGAEPQRAASVCSVESFPMLSRASSRNMERDWENGSIASSIMSTEYNGPKLFKEPSSKSNKPIIINAIAHCCLAGKVNEGQKNVILEELEKCDANHLIILFRDGGCQFRAIYSYSPDTEEIVKFTGTGPRNISRKMIDKVYKYSSDRKQFTAIPTKSVSVSVDALTIHNHLWQIKRPGSARRK, encoded by the exons ATGGATGTGGAGGTGAGTGCTGGCAGGGACAGCACCTggaggagggcagcagcagcatccgcagcagcagcagcagatgatgatgatggaggaggaggaggaggaggacgaggaggcatGGAGGCTCAGATCGTACCACTGGAGCTCTATGACTCTGCCAGGGCCAAAATAGAAGCAAATCTCCGCTGGTTGTTTGCCAAAGCCTATGGAATCG ACAACGTCCCTGCAGACCAGCGAAACCCCTTCTACACCGACCAGTATGAGCAGGAACATATCAAGCCCCCCATCATCCGCCTGCTGCTGTCTGGAGAGCTCTACTGCCGTGTGTGTGGGCTCATCCTGCACGCTGAGCAGGCTGCCTCGCTCCAGAGCCACCAGTCTGTCATCCAGGCCCTGTCCAGGAAAGGCCTCTATGTCCTGGAGGCTGACAACACCCCCGTTTCTGATCTGGACCTCAGCTCTGCTCCCTTAAAGATG AGCTCCCACATCCACCTCATTGACGCCCTGATGATGGCCTACATGGTGGAGATGATCAGCATAGAGAAGGTTGTGTCCAGTGTCAAGCGCTTCTCGAACTTCAGTGCCTCTAAGGAGCTCCCTTTTGATATGGAAGACGCAATGCTTTTCTGGATCAACAAG GTGAACATAAAGATGAGGGAGATCACAGAGAAAGAGCTGAAGATGAAGCAACATCTGCTGGAGTCGTCCAGTCATCAGAAG TCTCCCTCCAAATGGTACTGGAAGCTTGTACCA GTGCGATACCGCAGAGATCACCTGTCAGGTCGGACACTTCAGCACTTCCCCCTGCTGGACGACCTTTTGAAGGACGTGTGTGACGGAACAGCTCTGCTGGCTGTGATCCACTTCTATTGCCCTGAACTCATCAGACTCGAAG ATATCTGTCTGAAGGAGGTTCCTTCCATAGCAGACAGCATGTACAACATCGAGTTACTGCGGGAGTTTTCTAATGAGTACCTGAGCAAATGCTTCTACCTGAAGCCCGAAGACATGTTGTATTCTCCACCGGTCCTGAAG AATAACATGATGGTCTATATTGCTGAGCTGTTCTGGTGGTTTGAGAGCGTGAAGCCAGACTTTGTTCAGCCCAGGGACCTTCACGAAATCAGAGACg TGAGATTGTTGCTCCAGCCTAAAGCTTCTCGATCTCATACACCAATCTCCAACGTCACAAAACGTAGTTTCCTGACGTCATCCAACTCCGCTGATGTCTTGTCCATGCCCCAGAGCTCTGACCTCAG CTCTTTACAAGGCACTTCAAGCTCCTCTCAATCTTTACTGCCCTTGAGgcagagacaacagaaggtgCTTGAGGAGAGCACTTCAG TGCTCAGAAATAGGTCTGTCTCTATGGCTCGTGCAGATGGGCCGCACCAGGGCTCAGTATCGGCCTGGcaagagaggaggcagag GCCTTTATCGCAGCCAGTGCCCTATGCCCTGCATTATCCCATGGAGGACGACGCCGACAGTATCAGCCTTGCTCGCTCCATCAGCAAAGACAGCTTGGCCTCGAACATAATGAGCATTACCCCGAAACACATGCTGGGGTCAGGTCCTCGTCTGTCTCACCACAGACTCAGTGGTCAGAGCCTTCTGAGTCACATACGCAtagaagacgaagaggaggaaataGAAGAGGAGGAACTTGTCGCTGTGATCCACCCCTATGCATTTTCTCGACATCGGCTTGGCAGTGACATGGAACAAGATGAGCTAGAAATCCAGGATGCAACCTCCACCTCAAAGGTTTCTAACCCTCATTGCTCTCCTCGCCCTGACCCTGGTTGTTTTACTTCGGATCATCAGGCAGACAGCTACTATCTGGAGCCTCTGATGCCTGCCATCTCCAAGCCAGCGAAAGAGAAGAGTATCAGCCTGAACAAGCAGGAAGAAAGTGGTGAGGGTCGCTGTAGAGCAGCGGCTGCAAGGAAAGCGGCCGCCATTGTCTCGAAAACGTCACAGAGAATGTCCCCTGGGGCTGAGTCTAACAGAAGTACCTTTACATTACCTGTTGCAGAGTCAGTGCCTAGCTGCCTCAGGCCGCCCACTGAGGGTTCATTGGGCAATTCTCCGCCCGGAAAACAACAGTCCCAAGGATTTTTCCTTCATCTGTCGCCGGAGCACCACAGTTCTTTCTCCAATACACTTGAGGTGGGATACGACTCTGACTCAGACATTGCAGACcttgaggaagatgaggaggacgaTGATCAGATAGAGCAAACAAGAGAAGTGATGAAGAGAGGAAAGGGAAAATATTTATATGAGGGGGAGGTGTGTGAATTCGGTGAGGGCGAGTCAGCCAAGTTGAAAGAAGACTTGAAGGTGAGTGAGCGGGACGATAAGGAAGGCGGCAGTGGACGCTCGAGCCCTTGCCTCAGCACCGCATCCTGGGCAAGCAGCTGCAGCGCTTCGGGCAGCGCCAGTGTCAAGATGACCAGCTTCGCAGAGAGAAAGCTCCTGAAACTTGGCCTCCGGGATGGATTTTCTAGTACCAGTAGCTCCCAGAAGACCACCCCTGATGGCTCTGAGAACAACCCCTGCCCTCCCTGGCAACTGAAGACTGACTGCACCTCCAGTTGGCTTGGGAAGGAGCCTGGTTCTGGGCTGGGGAATACTATGATGGGGAGCCTCCCAGTAGTGCCTTCAGAACTGCTGCAACTTCACATGCAGCTAGAAGAACAAAGACGTGCAATCGAatatcagaagaagaagatggagaccCTGTCAGCACGGCAGAGACTAAAGCTAGGGAAAGCTGCTTTCTTGAACATCGTCAAGAAGGGTGGAGGCAAGAGTGAAACACTTCCTTTGCCCCTGAAACACTCCCAGGAATCTGAAACAGCTGCTTATAGGAATAAAGTGAAGTCCCTGTCCAGCAGGGATGACTCTTGTCTGGATAAGCTGAAGGTCCAAGCAAAGATGGGCCATCAAGAGGGAGCACACATGAACAGAGTCAACAAGCTGAGCACCCTGTCTCAAAATAATGGGGCTGATCCTGGCTGCCCTGAGTATTCCCGCTCCATAGATCTTCTCAATGACGCGATTAGTTCCATTCAGCAGCAGATGATGCAGCTCTCGTTACAGCAGAACCTGCTGATGAAGCACAGTGTGGCCTCACCTCCAGAACGAGTAGAATCTGTAGCTAGCCCAACCCGCACAACCCCCACAACCCCcacaaggacacaaacaacatcCACCACCTCTACCTCAGAGTCCAAATCTTTTGCAGTCCACTTTGTAGATATCGGTGGCGGCAGTTCTCTCCCTGTAGGCCGACCTCCTAAGCTTAGCTCCAGCCGCAGCAAAGCCTTGGAGAGAAAACAGAATAAAGAGAACAGCAAGCTGGCCTCTATAGCGGCCTCTAATACTGAGACCCCAGAGTGCACTCCCTCTCCTAGTGAAAGTCCATGTGGAGACCAGGGGACCAAGGCTTCTATGGAGAGCTCCAGGTTAGAGAGAAACATTCAGAGAAAGAGCACCTTCAGAGTCCATGGCTTAGCTGCAGAACGATTAACGCGCCTGCAAGACCAACCCCAGTCCCAGGACCCACCAGTCATCTCCGGTACAACTGTATCTGCCTCACAGGCGGCAGATCCAGAagaagctgacaactcaggaaaAGAGGCTTTGGCTGGAGAAGAGAGTaccagggtcaaaggtcagctgaTTGAGGTCGACCTGTCAGAGCTTATTGATACACTGGAGGACGGCAATCAAGATGGCACAGACTGCACAGCAGAGGGCGAGCAGAATATTGGGCTGGGCTTCTTCTTTAAG GATGAGGAGAAGGCAGAAGATGAATTGGCGAAACGTCGCGCTCACTTCCTCCTCAAACAGCAGCGCAAAGCTGAAGAGGCGAGACTACGCAAACTACAACAGGAAGCCGACAGTGAGCTCAAACGTGATGAGATACg GCGGAAGGCGGAAGAGGACCGTGTGCGTAAGGACGAAGAGAAGGCGCGGCGAGAGCTAATTAAACAAGAATACctgcagaggaagcaggagTCCCTGATGGAAGAGCAGGGTCAAGGTCAGGTCAAGCCCCGTCCAAGGATGAAGTCCCGCAGGAGCAGGCCGAAATCCCTCCACCGTGAAGAGTACAACAGCCTCTCCAAAGGATACACCACAC GTAATTCTCTGAAGGTGTCCATGTTGATCAAAGCCCAGGGCTCAGCAGCAGGCTGCGGGGGAG CCGATCTGAGCTGCAGTCATCGAGGATCGACGCTCTCTCTGGCGACGGAGACAGACAGTGTGATATCCGGAGGGGCAGAGCCGCAGAG GGCTGCTTCTGTTTGCTCTGTGGAGTCATTCCCGATGCTGAGCAGAGCATCCAGCAGGAACATGGAGAGGGACTGGGAGAACGGCTCCATAGCCTCCTCCATCATGTCCACCGAGTACAACG GTCCTAAACTCTTCAAGGAGCCGAGCTCTAAGTCCAACAAGCCAATCATCATCAATGCCATCGCTCACTGCTGCCTGGCTGGAAAGGTTAATGAGGGCCAGAAGAATGTTATTCTGGAG GAGCTGGAAAAGTGCGACGCCAACCACCTGATCATCCTCTTCCGTGACGGCGGGTGCCAGTTCCGCGCCATTTACTCATACTCCCCAGACACAGAGGAGATCGTCAAGTTCACCGGCACCGGGCCGCGCAACATTAGCCGGAAGATGATTGACAAGGTCTATAAATACAGCTCTGACCGCAAGCAGTTCACTGCCATCCCCACCAAGAGCGTGTCGGTCAGCGTGGACGCCCTGACTATCCACAACCACCTCTGGCAGATCAAGAGACCAGGGAGCGCACGGAGGAAGTGA